One window from the genome of Sphaerotilus microaerophilus encodes:
- a CDS encoding carbon-nitrogen hydrolase family protein yields MKIAALQMVSSPDVSHNLARAAALVAQAAARGAELVALPEYFCLMGRRDTDKLALAERPGDGPLQDALAALARKHGLWLIGGTLPLQVPGDPDHATNSCLVWSPEGRQVARYDKIHLFRFDDGERRYDEAATLCAGPATPVAFEAHSRAGESFRIGLSICYDLRFPELYRALMHPPCDLLVVPAAFTYPTGQAHWELLLRARAVENQCHVLAPAQGGTHENGRRTWGHSLIADPWGEVLAMQAEGEAVVMAGLNLARAAEVRQQLPALTHRRI; encoded by the coding sequence ATGAAGATCGCCGCCCTCCAGATGGTGTCCAGCCCGGACGTGTCCCACAACCTCGCCCGCGCCGCCGCCCTGGTGGCGCAGGCCGCTGCACGGGGCGCCGAGCTGGTCGCGCTGCCCGAGTACTTCTGCCTGATGGGCCGGCGCGACACGGACAAGCTCGCACTCGCCGAGCGCCCCGGCGACGGCCCGCTGCAGGACGCGCTGGCAGCGCTGGCCCGCAAGCACGGCCTCTGGCTGATCGGCGGCACGCTGCCGCTGCAGGTGCCGGGCGACCCCGACCACGCCACCAACAGCTGCCTGGTCTGGAGCCCGGAAGGCCGTCAGGTGGCCCGCTACGACAAGATCCACCTGTTCCGCTTCGACGATGGCGAGCGCCGCTACGACGAGGCTGCCACGCTCTGCGCCGGCCCGGCCACGCCAGTGGCCTTCGAGGCGCACAGCCGCGCGGGCGAGAGCTTCCGCATCGGCCTGTCGATCTGCTACGACCTGCGCTTCCCGGAGCTCTACCGCGCGCTGATGCACCCGCCCTGCGACCTGCTGGTGGTGCCCGCCGCCTTCACCTACCCGACCGGCCAGGCGCACTGGGAGCTGCTGCTGCGCGCCCGCGCGGTGGAAAACCAGTGCCACGTGCTGGCCCCGGCCCAGGGCGGCACGCACGAGAACGGCCGGCGCACCTGGGGCCACAGCCTGATCGCCGATCCCTGGGGCGAGGTGCTGGCGATGCAGGCCGAGGGCGAGGCCGTCGTGATGGCTGGGCTCAACCTTGCCCGCGCGGCCGAGGTGCGCCAGCAGCTGCCGGCCCTCACGCACCGCCGCATCTGA
- a CDS encoding M23 family metallopeptidase: MDILITHGNMARTRSMHVRPIQLWLTGTVVLVLLMLLSGTIYHVIFLKAAREGWPVVSHLVRLVVRDEFEQRDRFMRENLDAMAQKVGEMQAKVIKLEAVGSRVSGLAGIKAEELRALDAAGSPASAPAKPAAGAAGAGGGGRGGPFVPASTPSIEQLNEVLAQLDVQTDHGSDVFTLVESRLLEKRLEMMMVPSIAPVAGGVGSGFGFRVDPFNGRAALHTGLDYPAPVGTPIRAAAAGVVRSAEPDGAYGLSLELDHGNGLVTRYAHNSRILVKPGELVRRGQDIAMVGNTGRSTGPHLHFEVLLGGVPQNPARFLARGEGLDAAEKTAAATQSRGKARRGR, translated from the coding sequence ATGGACATCCTGATCACCCACGGCAACATGGCGCGCACGCGCTCGATGCATGTGCGGCCGATCCAGTTGTGGCTGACCGGCACGGTGGTGCTGGTGTTGCTGATGCTGCTGTCGGGCACGATCTATCACGTCATCTTCCTGAAGGCGGCGCGGGAGGGCTGGCCGGTGGTGAGTCACCTGGTGCGCCTGGTGGTGCGTGACGAGTTCGAGCAGCGCGACCGCTTCATGCGGGAGAACCTCGACGCGATGGCGCAGAAGGTCGGCGAGATGCAGGCCAAGGTCATCAAGCTCGAAGCGGTCGGGTCGCGCGTGTCCGGTTTGGCGGGCATCAAGGCCGAAGAACTGCGTGCGCTCGACGCCGCGGGCAGCCCCGCCTCCGCGCCGGCCAAGCCGGCCGCGGGTGCGGCCGGTGCGGGGGGGGGCGGGCGTGGCGGGCCCTTTGTGCCGGCGAGCACGCCGTCGATCGAGCAGCTCAACGAGGTGCTGGCTCAGTTGGACGTGCAGACCGACCACGGCTCGGATGTGTTCACCCTGGTCGAGTCGCGCCTGCTGGAGAAGCGCCTGGAGATGATGATGGTGCCCAGCATCGCGCCGGTGGCGGGGGGCGTGGGGTCCGGCTTCGGATTCCGTGTCGATCCGTTCAACGGCCGCGCCGCCTTGCACACCGGGCTGGACTATCCCGCGCCGGTGGGCACGCCGATCCGGGCCGCTGCGGCCGGGGTGGTGCGGTCGGCCGAGCCGGACGGTGCCTACGGCCTGTCGCTGGAGCTGGATCACGGCAACGGCCTGGTGACCCGCTACGCGCACAACTCGCGGATCCTGGTGAAGCCGGGCGAGCTGGTGCGCCGCGGCCAGGACATCGCGATGGTGGGCAACACCGGGCGGTCCACCGGCCCGCACCTGCACTTCGAGGTGCTGCTCGGCGGGGTGCCCCAGAACCCGGCGCGCTTCCTCGCCCGGGGCGAGGGCCTTGACGCGGCCGAGAAGACCGCGGCAGCCACCCAGTCGCGTGGCAAGGCACGCAGGGGCCGGTGA
- the grxC gene encoding glutaredoxin 3 has protein sequence MKPVKMYTTQVCPYCVRAKALLQQRGVHAIEEVRVDLQPAERDRMIELTGRRTVPQIFIGDTHVGGCDDLMALDRTGGLAPLLQA, from the coding sequence ATGAAGCCCGTCAAGATGTACACGACGCAGGTCTGCCCCTACTGCGTCCGCGCCAAGGCCCTGCTCCAGCAACGTGGCGTCCACGCCATCGAAGAGGTCCGCGTCGACCTGCAACCGGCCGAGCGCGACCGCATGATCGAATTGACCGGTCGCCGCACCGTGCCGCAGATCTTCATCGGCGACACCCATGTGGGTGGCTGCGACGACCTGATGGCGCTGGACCGCACCGGCGGCCTGGCTCCTCTGTTGCAGGCCTGA
- the secA gene encoding preprotein translocase subunit SecA, producing the protein MLPKLLTSIFGSRNDRLLKQYRRVVDRINGLEVQFEKLSDEELRGRTAEFRQRVASGTSLDDLLPEAFAVVREASKRVLKMRHFDVQLIGGLVLHNGKIAEMRTGEGKTLMATLPVYLNALAGTGVHVVTVNDYLARRDAEWMGRLYNFLGLSVGINLPNMSREEKQAAYASDITYGTNNEYGFDYLRDNMVYEVADRVQRPLNYAIVDEVDSILIDEARTPLIISGQAEDHTDLYLRINAVVPRLKKQVGEADPRTGEGVIEPGDFTADEKTHQVVLTEDGHENAERALAEAGLLPPGASLYDASYITLVHHLYASLRAHHLFHRDQHYVVQNGEVTIVDEFTGRLMSGRRWSDGLHQAVEAKEGVQIQPENQTLASITFQNYFRMYAKLGGMTGTADTEAYEFQEIYGLETVVIPPNRPTVRRDELDLVYKTDREKYDAVTADIRECYERGQPVLVGTTSIENSERVSELLNKAGLPHQVLNAKQHAREAEIIAQAGRPKMVTIATNMAGRGTDIVLGGNVEKQVQFVEADEALSAEEKAARIAQLKGEWQGLHEQVVALGGLRIIATERHESRRIDNQLRGRAGRQGDPGSSRFYLSLEDSLMRIFAGDRVKAIMERLKMPDGEAIEAGIVTRSIESAQRKVEARNFDMRKQLLEYDDVANDQRKVIYAQRNELLEQTDIDAQIAHLRRGAMTDVVRTYVPAESVEEQWDLPALEKTLREEWQVEAGVKAMVEKSDAVTDEDVVEMVAKAADEVFAAKLELVGQEQFASFERMVLLQSLDTHWREHLAALDYLRQGIHLRGYAQKNPKQEYKREAFELFSQLLGSVKLEVTRLLMTVRIQSQEEVAQAAEAIEERAEHFSNVTYTHPNEDGSVAQETDPATLADALPRVGRNDPCPCGSGKKFKQCHGKLA; encoded by the coding sequence ATGTTGCCCAAGCTCCTGACGTCGATTTTCGGCAGCCGCAATGACCGCCTGCTCAAGCAGTACCGCCGGGTGGTCGACCGCATCAACGGGCTCGAAGTCCAGTTCGAGAAGCTGAGCGACGAGGAGCTGCGCGGCCGGACCGCCGAGTTCCGCCAGCGCGTGGCCAGCGGCACCTCGCTGGACGACCTGCTGCCCGAGGCCTTCGCGGTGGTCCGCGAAGCCAGCAAGCGGGTGCTGAAGATGCGGCACTTCGACGTGCAGCTCATCGGTGGCCTGGTGCTGCACAACGGCAAGATCGCCGAGATGCGCACCGGCGAGGGCAAGACGCTGATGGCCACGTTGCCGGTCTACCTCAACGCGCTGGCCGGTACGGGCGTGCATGTGGTGACGGTCAACGACTACCTCGCGCGCCGCGACGCCGAGTGGATGGGCCGGCTGTACAACTTCCTCGGCCTGAGCGTGGGCATCAACCTGCCCAACATGTCGCGCGAGGAGAAGCAGGCCGCCTACGCCAGCGACATCACCTACGGCACCAATAACGAGTACGGCTTCGACTACCTGCGTGACAACATGGTCTACGAGGTGGCCGACCGGGTGCAGCGCCCGCTCAACTACGCCATCGTCGACGAGGTGGACTCGATCCTGATCGACGAGGCACGCACGCCGCTGATCATCTCTGGCCAGGCCGAGGACCACACCGACCTGTACCTGCGCATCAATGCGGTGGTGCCCAGGCTGAAGAAGCAGGTTGGCGAGGCCGACCCGCGCACCGGCGAGGGTGTGATCGAGCCGGGCGATTTCACCGCCGACGAGAAGACCCACCAGGTCGTGCTCACCGAGGACGGCCACGAGAACGCCGAGCGGGCGCTGGCCGAGGCCGGCCTGCTGCCGCCGGGGGCGTCGCTGTACGACGCGTCCTACATCACGCTGGTGCACCACCTCTACGCCTCGCTGCGTGCGCACCACCTGTTCCACCGCGACCAGCACTACGTGGTGCAGAACGGCGAGGTGACGATCGTCGACGAGTTCACCGGCCGCCTGATGAGCGGACGACGCTGGAGCGACGGCCTGCACCAGGCGGTCGAGGCCAAGGAAGGCGTGCAGATCCAGCCCGAGAACCAGACGCTCGCCTCGATCACCTTCCAGAACTACTTCCGCATGTACGCCAAGCTCGGCGGCATGACCGGTACGGCCGACACCGAGGCCTACGAGTTCCAGGAGATCTACGGCCTGGAAACGGTGGTGATCCCGCCGAACCGGCCGACCGTGCGCCGCGACGAGCTGGACCTGGTCTACAAGACCGACCGCGAGAAGTACGACGCCGTCACCGCCGACATCCGCGAGTGCTACGAGCGCGGCCAGCCGGTGCTGGTGGGCACCACCTCGATCGAGAACTCCGAGCGTGTCTCCGAGCTACTGAACAAGGCGGGCCTGCCGCACCAGGTGCTCAACGCCAAGCAGCACGCCCGCGAGGCGGAGATCATCGCCCAGGCCGGCCGGCCGAAGATGGTCACCATTGCCACCAACATGGCGGGCCGCGGCACCGACATCGTGCTGGGCGGAAACGTCGAGAAGCAGGTGCAGTTCGTCGAGGCCGACGAGGCCCTCTCGGCCGAGGAGAAGGCCGCGCGCATCGCCCAGCTCAAGGGCGAGTGGCAGGGCCTGCACGAGCAGGTGGTGGCGCTGGGCGGCCTGCGCATCATTGCCACCGAGCGTCACGAGAGCCGGCGCATCGACAACCAGCTGCGCGGCCGCGCCGGCCGCCAGGGCGACCCGGGCAGCTCGCGCTTCTACCTGTCGCTCGAAGACTCGCTGATGCGCATCTTTGCCGGCGACCGCGTCAAGGCGATCATGGAGCGCCTGAAGATGCCCGACGGCGAGGCCATCGAGGCGGGCATCGTGACGCGCAGCATCGAGAGCGCGCAGCGCAAGGTCGAGGCGCGCAACTTCGACATGCGCAAGCAGCTGCTCGAATACGACGACGTCGCCAACGACCAGCGCAAGGTGATCTACGCCCAGCGCAACGAGCTGCTGGAGCAGACCGACATCGACGCCCAGATCGCCCATCTGCGCCGCGGCGCGATGACCGACGTGGTGCGCACCTACGTGCCCGCCGAAAGCGTCGAGGAGCAGTGGGACCTGCCTGCGCTGGAGAAGACCCTGCGCGAGGAGTGGCAGGTCGAGGCCGGCGTGAAGGCGATGGTCGAGAAGAGCGACGCCGTCACCGACGAGGACGTGGTCGAGATGGTCGCCAAGGCCGCCGACGAGGTCTTTGCCGCCAAGCTGGAGCTGGTCGGGCAGGAGCAGTTCGCCAGCTTCGAGCGCATGGTGCTGCTGCAGTCGCTGGACACGCACTGGCGTGAACACCTGGCGGCGCTGGACTACCTGCGCCAGGGCATCCACCTGCGCGGCTACGCCCAGAAGAACCCGAAGCAGGAGTACAAGCGCGAGGCCTTCGAGCTGTTCAGCCAGCTGCTCGGCTCGGTCAAGCTGGAGGTCACCCGCCTGCTGATGACGGTGCGCAT
- a CDS encoding rhodanese-like domain-containing protein has protein sequence MKFLLDNWYWIVTALVSGGALAWPQLGRGGANAVSPQEAVQLMNREKAVVIDVCDTAEFAAGHVVGSRNIPLATLDGAKGLPSNKTLPVVLVCARGSRAQRAAGVLKKLGHERVHVLAGGMAAWREASLPVEKSA, from the coding sequence GTGAAGTTCCTCCTCGACAACTGGTATTGGATCGTGACCGCCCTCGTCTCGGGCGGTGCCCTGGCATGGCCCCAGCTCGGCCGCGGAGGTGCCAACGCGGTCAGCCCGCAGGAGGCCGTGCAGCTGATGAACCGGGAGAAGGCGGTCGTGATCGACGTCTGCGACACCGCCGAGTTCGCCGCCGGCCACGTGGTGGGCTCGCGCAACATCCCGCTGGCCACGCTCGATGGCGCCAAGGGGCTGCCCAGCAACAAGACGTTGCCGGTGGTGTTGGTCTGTGCGCGGGGCTCGCGTGCGCAGCGCGCCGCGGGGGTACTCAAGAAACTCGGCCACGAGCGCGTGCATGTGCTGGCCGGCGGCATGGCCGCCTGGCGCGAAGCCAGCCTGCCGGTCGAGAAATCGGCCTGA
- a CDS encoding DciA family protein — protein sequence MKTGKPVAVPDATPLRRALERCEPLLRLQQRLAAAHARMDAIRTFLPPGLAPFVKPGPVEDSGWTLFATGPAVAAKLRQMQPLLETALRQQGFEISSIKIRVQSTRSR from the coding sequence GTGAAAACGGGTAAGCCTGTGGCCGTTCCGGATGCCACGCCATTGCGGCGCGCCCTGGAACGATGTGAACCCCTGCTGCGCCTGCAGCAGCGGCTGGCGGCCGCCCATGCACGCATGGATGCGATCCGCACCTTCCTCCCGCCGGGCCTGGCCCCCTTCGTGAAGCCTGGCCCTGTCGAAGACAGCGGCTGGACCCTGTTCGCCACCGGCCCAGCGGTGGCGGCCAAGTTGCGCCAGATGCAGCCTCTTTTGGAGACGGCCCTGCGTCAACAGGGTTTTGAGATTAGCTCAATCAAGATCCGCGTTCAATCGACGCGTTCACGTTGA
- a CDS encoding potassium transporter Kup — MSASTHASHSPRAVAALTLAALGVVYGDIGTSPLYALKEVFHGGHVAVTPDNVLGVLSLIFWTMTIVVSLKYVLLILRADNNGEGGLIAMLALATHAVRERPALRDVLMAVGLFGTAIFYGDGVITPAVSVLSAVEGLEVVSPRLHNAIIPITLVVLTALFAVQRFGTGGIGKFFGPVTLIWFVALVALGLPHIVAHPGVLVAVNPAYAVGFFLANPLVAFIGLGAVVLCVTGGEALYADMGHFGKLPIRIAWYGFVMPALVVNYFGQGAMLLHDPEAVKNPFYNMAPDWAQLPLVFLSTAATVIASQALITAAFSVTKQAIQLGILPRMHIKHTSVRDLGQIYVPFINWGLYVFIVLAVGLFKTSSNLASAYGIAVTLDMTITTVMTFYVIRYGWRYPLALCLAATGFFFVIDITFFASNMLKLFGGGWFPLVIGVGMFILMLTWRRGRFLMAERLRDDAIDLTSFLEAIFVSPPTRVEGTAVFLSAEQGLTPNALMHNLKHNKVLHEHNLFVTVRHHDIPWVGFDQRIEMTPLGHHCWQVTLNFGFKNDPDVPEALKLLKDRGVPLDDMDTSYFLSRDIVIPTFGGGMAMWREKIFASMHRNSAAAADFLNLPSNRIVELGAKVEI; from the coding sequence TTGAGCGCCTCCACCCACGCCTCCCACTCGCCGCGCGCCGTCGCGGCGTTGACCCTGGCAGCGCTCGGCGTCGTCTACGGCGACATCGGCACCAGCCCGCTGTATGCGCTGAAGGAGGTCTTCCACGGCGGGCATGTGGCCGTCACGCCCGACAATGTCTTGGGCGTGCTGTCGCTGATCTTCTGGACGATGACCATCGTCGTCTCGCTGAAGTACGTCCTGCTCATCCTGCGGGCGGACAACAACGGCGAAGGCGGGCTGATCGCGATGCTCGCCCTGGCCACCCATGCGGTGCGCGAGCGACCGGCGCTGCGCGACGTGCTGATGGCCGTGGGCCTGTTCGGCACGGCGATCTTCTATGGCGATGGCGTCATCACGCCGGCGGTGTCGGTGCTGTCGGCGGTCGAGGGCCTGGAGGTCGTCTCGCCGCGGCTGCACAACGCCATCATCCCGATCACGCTGGTGGTGCTGACCGCCCTGTTCGCCGTGCAGCGCTTCGGCACGGGGGGCATCGGCAAGTTCTTCGGCCCCGTCACGCTGATCTGGTTCGTGGCACTGGTGGCGCTGGGCCTGCCGCACATCGTGGCCCACCCCGGGGTGCTGGTGGCTGTCAATCCGGCGTATGCCGTTGGCTTCTTCCTGGCCAACCCGTTGGTGGCGTTCATCGGCCTGGGCGCCGTGGTGCTCTGCGTGACCGGGGGAGAAGCGCTCTATGCGGACATGGGGCACTTCGGCAAGCTGCCCATCCGCATCGCGTGGTACGGCTTCGTGATGCCCGCCCTGGTGGTGAACTACTTCGGCCAGGGCGCGATGCTGCTGCACGACCCGGAGGCGGTGAAGAACCCCTTCTACAACATGGCGCCGGACTGGGCTCAGCTGCCGCTGGTCTTCCTGTCCACCGCGGCCACGGTGATCGCCTCGCAGGCGCTGATCACGGCGGCGTTCTCGGTCACCAAGCAGGCCATCCAGCTGGGCATCCTGCCGCGCATGCACATCAAGCACACCTCCGTGCGCGACCTGGGTCAGATCTACGTGCCCTTCATCAACTGGGGCCTGTACGTCTTCATCGTGCTGGCCGTGGGCCTGTTCAAGACCTCCTCGAACCTGGCCTCGGCCTACGGCATCGCAGTGACGCTGGACATGACCATCACCACGGTGATGACCTTCTACGTCATCCGCTACGGCTGGAGGTACCCGCTGGCGCTGTGCCTGGCGGCCACCGGATTCTTCTTCGTCATCGACATCACCTTCTTCGCGTCGAACATGCTCAAGCTGTTCGGCGGCGGCTGGTTCCCGCTGGTGATCGGCGTCGGCATGTTCATCCTGATGCTGACCTGGCGGCGTGGGCGCTTCCTGATGGCCGAACGCCTGCGCGACGATGCGATCGACCTGACCAGCTTCCTGGAAGCCATCTTCGTCAGCCCGCCCACGCGCGTGGAAGGCACGGCGGTGTTCCTCTCCGCCGAGCAGGGGCTGACCCCCAACGCGTTGATGCACAACCTGAAGCACAACAAGGTGCTGCACGAACACAACCTGTTCGTCACGGTCAGGCACCACGACATCCCCTGGGTCGGCTTCGATCAGCGCATCGAGATGACCCCGTTGGGCCACCACTGCTGGCAAGTCACGCTGAACTTCGGCTTCAAGAACGACCCGGACGTGCCCGAGGCCCTGAAGCTCCTGAAGGACCGTGGCGTGCCGCTGGACGACATGGACACCAGCTACTTCCTGTCGCGCGACATCGTGATCCCCACCTTCGGTGGCGGCATGGCGATGTGGCGCGAGAAGATCTTCGCCAGCATGCACCGCAACTCGGCGGCGGCGGCGGACTTCCTGAACCTGCCCTCCAACCGCATCGTCGAGCTGGGCGCCAAGGTCGAGATCTGA
- the glnE gene encoding bifunctional [glutamate--ammonia ligase]-adenylyl-L-tyrosine phosphorylase/[glutamate--ammonia-ligase] adenylyltransferase yields the protein MNDALQSQGAVTALAEHSRYVQRVRRVWGKEMALLPPGPPRREAMGALIDALLERGRDLPAALRVARQVVMERLAVLDVEEQAPVEVITLAMTELAEVTLDRAVHAGRAELDERYGEPLTEAGQPIDFWVVGMGKLGSRELNVSSDIDLIYVYEEDGETRGRVDSQTGAPSGKGVISAHEYFAHLSRRLQALIGDVTGEGFVFRMDLALRPNGNSGPPVVSLSMLEEYFLVQGREWERFAWLKSRVVAPRASVASGRVKALGDVVTPFVYRRYLDYGVFEGLRNLHQKIRDEANRRAAGRPERANDVKLSRGGIREIEFIVQLLQVVRGGHFPELRTRPTLKALQRLSSVGLIKPEAAEQLAEAYVFLRRVEHRIQFLDDQQTHMLPTADGDLGWIARSMGLTCTADACELLDQFCTHREFVATEFDSLLHDGGSAPAKKPGGCKGCGGAALTLDSPALAEGLSPEVAQRLKHFIELPKVALLREDSRQRLARLFKRARQMCEEGAVEDGDLALQRFIDWMEPLLRRESYLALLSERARVLERLLRLLVLARWPMRYLMQHPAVIDELADVRLAHERFNSAAFQRDLDERHLGWVRSGEADEELLLDTLRRAHQAETFRTLVRDVEGEITVEQVADDLSALADATLECTLRWAWQHLRQRHRDEPQFAVIAYGKLGGKELGYGSDLDIVFLYDDDDDRAGEGYTAFARKVITWLSLRTAAGALYEIDTALRPNGNSGLLVTSMTSFEHYQTGRGSNTAWTWEHQAITRARWCAGQPRLAQRFEAVRRAVLCAERDPQALRQEIIAMRDKVRQGNPVRAGRFDLKQSPGGMMDAEFAVQYLVLAHSATHPGLQENHGNIALLERAEQLGVLPAGVGHAAADAYRELRRAQHRARLDEASATRELAQLGELAPHRAAVQRLWQVVFG from the coding sequence ATGAATGACGCACTGCAGAGCCAGGGCGCCGTGACGGCGCTGGCCGAACACTCGCGCTACGTGCAGCGCGTGCGCCGTGTGTGGGGCAAGGAGATGGCCCTGCTGCCCCCCGGGCCGCCTCGCCGCGAAGCCATGGGCGCGCTGATCGATGCCCTCCTGGAGCGCGGGCGTGACCTGCCGGCCGCACTGCGCGTCGCACGCCAGGTGGTGATGGAGCGGCTGGCGGTGCTGGATGTCGAGGAACAGGCGCCGGTCGAGGTGATCACGCTCGCCATGACCGAGCTGGCCGAGGTCACGCTGGACCGGGCGGTGCACGCCGGCCGTGCCGAGCTGGACGAGCGCTACGGTGAGCCGCTGACCGAGGCCGGCCAGCCGATCGACTTCTGGGTGGTCGGCATGGGCAAGCTGGGCTCGCGCGAGCTCAACGTCTCGTCGGACATCGACCTGATCTACGTCTACGAGGAAGACGGCGAGACGCGCGGCCGGGTGGATTCGCAGACCGGGGCCCCGTCGGGCAAGGGCGTGATCAGCGCGCACGAGTACTTCGCGCACCTGAGCCGCCGCCTGCAGGCGCTGATCGGCGACGTGACGGGCGAGGGCTTCGTGTTCCGCATGGACCTGGCGCTGCGGCCCAACGGCAACTCCGGACCGCCGGTGGTGAGCCTGTCGATGCTGGAGGAGTACTTCCTGGTCCAGGGCCGCGAGTGGGAACGCTTTGCCTGGCTGAAGAGCCGGGTGGTGGCGCCGCGCGCCTCGGTGGCCTCCGGGCGCGTCAAGGCGCTCGGCGACGTCGTGACGCCCTTCGTCTACCGTCGCTACCTCGACTACGGCGTCTTCGAGGGGCTGCGCAACCTGCACCAGAAGATCCGCGACGAGGCCAACCGCCGCGCCGCCGGCCGTCCCGAGCGGGCCAACGACGTCAAGCTCTCGCGCGGCGGCATCCGCGAGATCGAGTTCATCGTCCAGCTGCTGCAGGTGGTGCGCGGCGGGCACTTCCCCGAGCTGCGCACCCGCCCCACGCTGAAGGCGCTGCAGCGCCTGTCGTCGGTGGGCCTGATCAAGCCGGAGGCGGCCGAGCAGCTCGCCGAGGCCTACGTCTTCCTGCGCCGGGTGGAGCACCGCATCCAGTTCCTGGACGACCAGCAGACCCACATGCTGCCCACCGCCGACGGCGACCTGGGCTGGATCGCCCGCTCGATGGGCCTGACCTGCACGGCCGATGCCTGCGAGCTGCTGGACCAGTTCTGCACGCACCGCGAGTTTGTCGCCACCGAGTTCGACAGCCTGCTGCATGACGGCGGCAGCGCCCCGGCGAAGAAGCCGGGCGGCTGCAAGGGCTGCGGCGGTGCGGCGCTCACGCTGGACTCGCCCGCGCTGGCCGAGGGGCTGTCGCCCGAGGTGGCGCAGCGCCTGAAGCACTTCATCGAGCTGCCCAAGGTCGCGCTGCTGCGCGAGGACTCGCGCCAGCGGCTGGCACGCCTGTTCAAGCGCGCGCGCCAGATGTGCGAGGAGGGCGCCGTCGAGGACGGTGACCTGGCGCTGCAGCGCTTCATCGACTGGATGGAGCCGCTGCTGCGCCGCGAGAGCTACCTCGCGCTGCTGTCCGAGCGGGCCCGGGTGCTGGAGCGCCTGCTGCGCCTGCTGGTGCTGGCGCGCTGGCCGATGCGCTACCTGATGCAGCACCCGGCGGTGATCGACGAGCTGGCCGATGTGCGGCTGGCCCACGAGCGCTTCAACTCGGCCGCCTTCCAGCGCGACCTGGATGAGCGCCACCTCGGCTGGGTGCGTTCCGGCGAGGCCGACGAGGAGCTGCTGCTCGACACCCTGCGCCGCGCCCACCAGGCCGAGACCTTCCGCACCCTGGTGCGCGACGTGGAGGGCGAGATCACGGTCGAGCAGGTGGCCGATGACCTCTCGGCACTCGCCGACGCCACGCTGGAGTGCACGCTGCGCTGGGCCTGGCAGCACCTGCGCCAGCGCCACCGCGACGAGCCCCAATTCGCGGTGATCGCCTACGGCAAGCTCGGCGGCAAGGAGCTGGGCTACGGCAGCGACCTGGACATCGTCTTCCTCTACGACGACGACGACGACCGGGCCGGCGAGGGCTACACCGCCTTCGCGCGCAAGGTGATCACCTGGCTGTCGCTGCGCACGGCGGCGGGGGCGCTCTACGAGATCGACACCGCGCTGCGGCCCAACGGCAACTCCGGCCTGCTGGTGACCTCGATGACCTCCTTCGAGCACTACCAGACCGGCCGCGGCAGCAACACCGCCTGGACCTGGGAGCACCAGGCCATCACCCGGGCGCGCTGGTGTGCCGGCCAGCCGCGGCTGGCGCAGCGCTTCGAGGCCGTGCGCCGCGCGGTGCTCTGTGCCGAGCGCGACCCGCAGGCGCTGCGCCAGGAGATCATCGCGATGCGCGACAAGGTGCGCCAGGGCAACCCCGTGCGTGCCGGCCGCTTCGACCTCAAGCAGAGCCCGGGCGGCATGATGGACGCCGAGTTCGCGGTGCAGTACCTGGTGCTGGCGCACAGCGCCACGCACCCGGGGCTGCAGGAGAACCACGGCAACATCGCGCTGCTGGAGCGTGCCGAGCAGCTGGGCGTGCTGCCGGCGGGCGTGGGCCACGCCGCAGCCGATGCCTACCGCGAGTTGCGCCGTGCGCAGCACCGCGCCCGGCTCGACGAGGCCAGCGCCACCCGCGAGCTGGCCCAGCTGGGTGAGCTGGCGCCGCATCGCGCGGCGGTGCAGCGCCTGTGGCAGGTGGTGTTCGGCTGA